One region of Turicibacter bilis genomic DNA includes:
- a CDS encoding exonuclease SbcCD subunit D: protein MRFLHLGDLHFGKIVNSFSMIEDQQYVLEQVKEYVKKYKPDAVLLAGDIYDRSVPPARAVSLYSQFLRDVLMELKTPVLAVAGNHDGADLISFGHELFEAAHYYVAGRYTKEMKKVVLHDEHGPVNVYLLPFADYAVVREAHQDETIKSLDEAMRVTLESNPINKEERNVLVTHAFVVGGEDPQESDSEKKLVVGGKESVSATHFEPFDYVALGHLHRTQKVGSDKIRYSGSLLKYSFSEENYQKSVTMIDLSGTGELTCELLPLTPRRDLRTLTGQLDDLLNQPGSEDYLRVILTDKGQLLEPMAKLRQVYPNVMILDLLENNSDFKGSGLTKQAREQKTPEQLFADFYEHHKGETIHEEGAQLITQLIQQLRGEC, encoded by the coding sequence TTGAGGTTTTTACATTTAGGAGATTTACATTTTGGTAAAATTGTTAATTCATTTTCAATGATTGAGGATCAACAGTATGTGTTAGAGCAGGTAAAAGAGTATGTTAAAAAGTATAAACCAGATGCTGTTTTGTTAGCAGGAGATATTTATGATCGAAGTGTTCCACCTGCCCGTGCGGTTTCATTGTATAGTCAGTTTTTAAGAGATGTATTAATGGAGTTAAAGACGCCAGTTTTAGCGGTGGCAGGCAATCATGATGGGGCGGATTTAATTAGTTTTGGTCATGAATTATTTGAAGCTGCTCATTATTATGTAGCGGGGCGTTATACGAAAGAGATGAAAAAAGTAGTTTTACATGATGAGCATGGACCTGTGAATGTTTATTTACTTCCCTTTGCTGATTACGCGGTTGTACGTGAAGCCCATCAAGATGAAACCATTAAATCACTCGATGAGGCAATGAGGGTCACACTTGAGTCTAACCCGATTAATAAGGAAGAGCGTAACGTGTTAGTCACGCATGCGTTTGTTGTTGGTGGAGAGGACCCACAAGAATCAGATTCAGAGAAAAAATTAGTGGTTGGGGGAAAAGAGTCTGTTTCTGCTACACATTTTGAGCCTTTTGATTACGTCGCCCTCGGACATTTACATCGAACACAAAAAGTTGGTAGTGATAAAATTCGTTATAGCGGTTCGTTACTCAAGTATTCATTTTCAGAAGAAAATTATCAAAAATCGGTCACGATGATTGATTTAAGTGGAACAGGAGAGCTAACGTGTGAACTTTTACCGTTAACGCCAAGACGTGATTTAAGAACGTTAACAGGACAGTTAGATGATTTGTTGAATCAACCAGGTAGCGAGGATTATTTACGTGTCATCTTAACGGATAAAGGCCAATTATTAGAACCGATGGCAAAGCTACGTCAAGTGTATCCGAATGTGATGATTCTTGATCTCCTTGAAAATAATAGTGACTTTAAAGGAAGCGGATTAACAAAGCAAGCTCGTGAACAAAAAACACCTGAGCAATTGTTTGCTGATTTTTACGAACATCACAAGGGAGAAACTATCCATGAAGAAGGAGCTCAGCTCATTACACAATTAATTCAACAATTGAGAGGGGAGTGTTAA
- a CDS encoding GntR family transcriptional regulator: MLNQNLPKYLAVAEWIKQNIYNHTFKAGEKLISENQLCEKFSISRQTARQAISVLEKEGLILKKQGSGTYVSQIFSEAKTISKNIGLVTTNLDDYIFPAIISGVEKVLSSNGYNTTLRLTRNRINNEREQLLSLLKSDIDGLIVEGTKSALPNPNLDIYRQFADRGIPVVFINNYYSSLNCNFVVVDDEKGGRLATRYLIEQGHQKITGIFKYDDIQGNLRYKGFLTEMYDQNLSVDESTIIWYSTENAEQQFSIENLPTLLKKLDQSTAIVCYNDQIAMKLMQLLSNSELSVPEDLSLVSFDNSSLSQIGTISLTSVTHPGKELGRLAAESILMMIENPDYEIKYVYEPELIVRQSVKKL; encoded by the coding sequence ATTCTTAATCAAAACTTACCTAAATACTTAGCCGTTGCAGAGTGGATTAAACAAAATATTTATAATCATACCTTTAAAGCGGGAGAAAAGTTAATCAGTGAGAATCAATTGTGTGAAAAGTTCTCAATTAGTCGTCAAACTGCTCGCCAAGCCATTTCTGTTCTTGAAAAAGAAGGATTAATTCTTAAAAAACAAGGAAGCGGGACTTATGTTAGTCAGATTTTCTCTGAAGCTAAAACAATTTCTAAAAATATTGGATTGGTGACAACGAATCTAGATGATTATATTTTTCCTGCAATCATCTCTGGGGTGGAGAAAGTTTTATCGAGTAATGGTTATAATACGACGTTACGCTTAACAAGAAATAGGATTAATAATGAGCGAGAACAATTATTATCACTCTTAAAATCAGATATTGATGGTTTAATAGTTGAAGGTACAAAATCTGCTTTACCAAATCCAAATCTTGATATTTATCGTCAGTTTGCTGATCGTGGGATTCCAGTTGTTTTCATTAACAACTACTATTCGTCACTAAACTGTAATTTCGTTGTCGTCGATGACGAAAAAGGGGGCCGCTTAGCCACACGCTATTTAATTGAGCAGGGACACCAAAAGATTACTGGAATCTTCAAATATGATGACATACAAGGGAATCTTCGCTATAAAGGATTTTTAACTGAAATGTATGATCAAAACTTATCCGTGGATGAATCAACGATTATCTGGTATTCAACTGAAAATGCAGAACAACAATTCTCAATCGAAAATCTCCCTACTCTACTAAAAAAATTAGATCAATCAACGGCGATTGTTTGTTACAACGATCAAATTGCAATGAAGTTAATGCAATTGTTATCAAATAGCGAATTATCAGTTCCTGAGGATTTATCGCTTGTGAGCTTTGATAACTCGAGCTTAAGTCAAATCGGGACGATCTCTTTAACGAGTGTGACTCATCCAGGAAAAGAGCTTGGACGATTAGCAGCCGAATCTATTTTAATGATGATTGAAAATCCTGATTATGAGATTAAATATGTTTATGAACCGGAGCTAATTGTACGACAATCGGTAAAAAAACTATAA
- a CDS encoding DUF368 domain-containing protein, whose product MFIVNLIRGFFMALADSVPGVSGGTIAFILGFYDKFIGSLNTLVSKNSKEEKIEALQFLLKIGVGWAIGMITSVLFLASIFEEHIYSISSVFIGFIIFSIPLIIKAEKETIKNKYLNIVWTITGILVVVAITVFNPVAGGTGFEVSLSQLNIGLILYVFIAGMIAISAMVLPGISGSTLLLIFGLYTTIISSIKEVLTFNFSYLPILIVFGLGVIIGILSTIKIIRHFLETARPQMIYLILGLMIGSLYAVFMGPTTLEVPQPPMSLSTFNIIFFIIGGAVIIGLEQFSKVIEKKHK is encoded by the coding sequence ATGTTTATTGTTAATTTAATTCGTGGTTTTTTTATGGCCTTAGCAGATAGTGTGCCAGGTGTATCAGGAGGAACGATTGCATTTATTTTAGGATTTTATGATAAATTTATTGGATCATTAAATACACTTGTTTCAAAAAATAGCAAAGAGGAAAAAATTGAAGCATTACAGTTCTTGTTAAAAATTGGAGTTGGATGGGCTATTGGGATGATTACATCCGTTTTATTCTTAGCTTCAATCTTTGAAGAGCATATCTATAGTATTAGCTCTGTCTTCATTGGATTTATTATCTTTTCAATTCCATTAATTATTAAAGCGGAGAAAGAGACAATTAAAAATAAATATCTAAATATTGTTTGGACCATTACAGGGATTTTAGTGGTCGTAGCCATTACGGTCTTTAATCCAGTAGCGGGAGGCACAGGGTTTGAAGTTTCGTTAAGCCAGTTAAATATTGGATTGATTTTATATGTATTTATTGCTGGAATGATTGCCATCTCAGCTATGGTTTTACCAGGAATTTCAGGATCAACTTTATTGTTAATTTTCGGATTATATACAACGATTATTAGTTCAATCAAAGAAGTGTTAACGTTTAATTTTTCGTATTTACCTATTTTAATTGTATTTGGATTAGGAGTTATTATCGGGATTTTATCAACGATTAAAATTATTCGTCATTTCTTAGAAACAGCACGCCCTCAAATGATTTATTTAATTTTAGGATTAATGATAGGATCATTATATGCTGTTTTTATGGGACCAACGACATTAGAAGTTCCACAACCTCCAATGTCACTTAGTACCTTCAATATTATCTTCTTCATTATTGGAGGGGCAGTTATTATTGGATTAGAACAGTTCAGTAAAGTTATTGAAAAAAAACATAAATAA
- a CDS encoding PRK06851 family protein has protein sequence MTATIKSYFACANSSRGFCNYFESNLQGLERLYILKGGPGTGKSTLMKKIGADFYDLGYDIEFIYCSSDASSLDGVLIPALKVGIVDGTAPHVIEPTAPGAIEQYVNLGIAWDKEKLSPYKDEILLLKHEISACYERLYSEYAHALEIHDAWEKIYIDEMDFNLAPQFRYVICETLLKYPSINRTPTVKHRFFGASTPTGSVDHIEDLTHDLKRYFIKGRPGTGKSTLLKELAKKSETLGYDTEIYHCSFDPESLDMVLIPQLNICFFDSTAPHEYFPSLETDEVIDTYETLITPGTDEANADRLAEIASLYKATIKKGTTALGEAKKLHDVLEEIYIKAMNFQIIEGIYEQIKSEIYDLIK, from the coding sequence ATGACAGCAACTATTAAAAGCTATTTTGCTTGTGCAAATAGTTCTCGTGGATTTTGTAATTATTTTGAGTCAAATCTTCAAGGGCTTGAACGTTTATATATTTTAAAAGGAGGACCTGGGACTGGAAAATCAACGTTGATGAAAAAAATCGGCGCTGACTTCTATGATTTAGGTTACGATATTGAGTTTATTTATTGTTCATCTGATGCAAGTTCATTAGATGGTGTTTTAATTCCTGCTTTAAAAGTTGGAATTGTTGATGGGACAGCGCCACATGTGATTGAGCCAACCGCTCCTGGTGCAATTGAGCAATATGTCAACTTAGGGATCGCGTGGGATAAAGAAAAACTTTCCCCTTATAAAGATGAAATTCTTTTATTAAAACATGAAATTAGTGCCTGTTATGAACGACTTTATTCAGAATATGCTCATGCATTAGAAATTCATGATGCATGGGAAAAAATTTATATTGATGAGATGGACTTTAACTTAGCTCCTCAATTTAGATACGTTATTTGCGAAACCTTATTAAAATATCCTTCAATTAACCGTACTCCAACTGTTAAACATCGATTCTTTGGTGCATCGACTCCTACTGGTTCTGTAGATCACATTGAAGACTTAACACATGATTTAAAACGTTATTTTATTAAAGGTCGTCCTGGAACAGGGAAATCAACACTTTTAAAAGAATTAGCTAAAAAAAGTGAAACATTAGGGTATGATACTGAAATTTATCACTGTTCATTCGACCCTGAATCATTAGATATGGTTTTAATCCCTCAACTAAACATCTGCTTCTTCGATTCAACCGCTCCTCATGAATACTTTCCAAGTCTTGAAACAGATGAAGTAATTGATACGTATGAAACGTTAATTACTCCAGGTACCGATGAAGCTAATGCCGATCGATTAGCTGAAATCGCCAGTTTATATAAAGCAACTATTAAAAAAGGAACAACTGCTTTAGGCGAAGCAAAAAAACTCCATGATGTATTAGAAGAAATTTATATTAAAGCCATGAACTTTCAAATCATTGAAGGGATTTATGAACAAATTAAATCTGAAATTTATGACTTAATCAAATAG